The window GCCGAAGGCGATCAGGATCGGGCGGCGGCCGATCTTGTCCGACAGCGCGCCGACGATGGGCTGCAGCAGCATGAACAGGAACAGGGTGGCCGCCGAGATCATGGTCGAGTCGGTCTTGCTCATGCCCACGGTGTTCACCAGGTACTTCTGCATGTAGGTGGTGTAGGTGTAGAAGGCCAGGGTGCCGCCCATGGTCAGGCCGACCACGGTGAGCACTTCCTTGGGATGGCGCAGCAGGGCGCGGATCAGGCTTTCCTTGGGCTCTTCCTTCTTCTTGGTGAAGGACTCGGTCTCTTCCATGCCGCGACGCAGGAACATGGCCACGACCGCGCACAGCGCGCCGATGAAGAACGGCACACGCCAGCCCCAGCTTTCCAGCTGCTCGGTGGTCAGGGTCTGCTGCAGCACGATCAGCACTGCCAGGGCGATGAGCTGGCCGGAGATCAGCGTCACGTACTGGAAGCTGGAGAAGAACCCGCGCTGTTCCTTGTTGGCCATCTCGCTCAGGTAGGTTGCGGACGTGCCGTACTCGCCGCCGACCGACAGGCCCTGCAGCAGGCGCGCGAGCACCAGCAGGATCGGGGCGCCGACGCCGATGGTTTCATAGCTGGGGGTCAGGGCGATGATCAGCGAGCCGAAGCACATCAGCAGGACCGAGGCCAGCAAAGCGGCCTTGCGGCCCTTGCGGTCGGCGTAGATGCCCATCAGCCAGCCGCCGATCGGGCGCATCAGGAAGCCCACGGCGAAGATCGCGGCAGTGTTCAGCAGTTGGGCGGTCATGTCGCCCTGGGGGAAGAATGCCTTGGCGAAGTACAGCGAGAAGGCGGCGTAGACATACCAGTCGTACCACTCGACCAGGTTGCCCACCGAGCCACTGAAGATCGACTTGATGCGCTGGGAAGTCGTACGAGGTGCGGCAGAAGCGGAGACGGCGCTTGCGCTATCCATGGGTATTCCTCTTGTCGTTGTTGTCGTCAGGCGTGCGGACTACGGAACGGCACGCCGGCGCGCCGCGAGGGCGGCGCAGTGAGCAGGGCGATAGCAGGCAGCGTGCCAAGGCGCGAAAGCCGCGTGGCAGAAGGGTTCCGGCGTTTCGAGAGGGTGTTCGGGCAGGCGAAGGAATGCCGATGGGTGAGGGTGGTGAGCGGAAATCCGCCGATGCGAGGAGCCGTACGATGGTGTGGAGCGAAGCGATACCCATCCTACGAAAACGCTGCTGGATACCCTACCGCTGCCGGAACAGATCCCCCGGCGTAAACCCGAACAACCCCTTGAACGAGGCGATGTACGCCGAGGTGGAGTCATACCCGCAATCCAGCGCCGCGGCGGTGACGCTGTCGCCGGCCTCCAGCGAACCGAGCGAGGCGAGCAGGCGCTGGCGCTGGCGCCAGAGGCGGAAGGTCATCCCGGTCTCGCGCTGGAACAGCCGCGACAGGGTCTTCTCCGAGGTGCCGATGCGCTGCGCCCAGTCGCCCAGGGTCTGGTTGTCGGTCGGATGGTCGATCAGCGCCTGGCACAGCTGCAGCAGGCGGGCTTCCTGCGGCATCGGCAGGGAGAAGGCGACTTCCGGCAGGGTGCGCAGCTGGTCCAGCAGCACCTCCACCAGCCGCGATTCGGGGCTGTCGCCCTGGGGATAATCCACCGGCAGCTCGCAGAAGCTCTTGATCAGCTCGCGGGCCAGCGGTGTCACCTCCAGCACCCGGCAGCGGTCCGGCGCCCATTCGCAGGCATCGTCGCGGATGTACAGGCTGCGCATCTCGGCCTGGGTCGAGGTCACCACCTCATGGTCGAGATAGGCCGGAATCCAGATCGCCCGCTGCGGCGGCGCGAAGAAGCTGCCCTCGGCGGTATGCACGCCGAGCACTCCGCTGATGGCGTAGGACAGCTGCACCCAGGCGTGATGGTGCTTGCTGGTCCAGGAACCGGCGCGCAGGCGCTCGGCGCGGGCGTAGACCGGCCGGGGCAGGCGTTCGAGCACCGGGATCAGGCGTTGCAGTTCGGGAGCTTGTCCTTTCATCGGTATATCTTGGGTGTATGTCGCTAGCTGACGAAGTCTGGCAGGGCTACCCTGCCGTCTCAAGCCGTATCCGGAGGTCGTCGATGCTCAGCTTTTCCGCCCAGGAGTACCCCTATCCCTCGCAGCGCTCGCTGGTCTTCGGCCGTCGCGGGATGGTCGCCACCTCGCAGCCGCTGGCGGCGCAGGTCGGGCTGGACATGCTCAGGCGCGGCGGCAACGCCATCGACGCGGCCATCGCCACGGCGGCGGCGCTGACGGTGGTCGAGCCCACCGGCTGCGGCCTCGGCGGCGACGCCTTTGCCCTGGTCTGGGTGAAGGACCGCCTCTACGGCCTGGATGCCAGCGGCCACGCGCCGCAGAAGCTGAGCATCGAGGCGGTGCAGGCCGCCGGCCATTCGAAGATGCCGCTGTACGGCTGGACCCCGGTGACCGTGCCGGGCTGCCCGGCGGCCTGGGCCGAGCTGTCGCGGCGTTTTGGCCGCCTGCCGTTCGCCGAGCTGCTGGCGCCGGCCATCGAACTGGCGCGCGACGGTTTCCCGGTTTCGCCGGTGATCGCCGGCCTCTGGCAGAGTGGCCTGGACAAGTTCCGCACGGCGCGACCGCAACATCCCGAGTTGCAGACCTGGTTCGACGAATTCCTCCTCGACGGCCGTGCCCCCTTCGCCGGCGAACTCTTCGCCAATCCGGCCCAGGCCGACACCTTGCAGGCCCTTGCCGAAAGCCAGTGCGAAAGCTTCTACCGTGGCGAGCTGGCGCGCAGCATCGCCGCTCACGCCGAGCGCAGCGGCGGCTACCTGCGCGCCGATGACCTGGCCGGCTACCGGCCGCAGTGGGTCGAACCGATCTCGCTGAACTACCGCGGCTACGACGTCTGGGAAATCCCGCCCGCCGGCCAGGGCCTGGTGGCGCTGATGGCGCTGAACATCCTCAAGGGCTTCGACTTCGGCGACCGCGACAGCCCGGAAACCTGGCACCGCCAGGTGGAGGCGATGAAGCTCGCCTACGCCGATGGCCGCGCCTACATCGGCCAGCCGGACTGCATGCGCGTCAGCGTGGCCGATCTGCTCAGCGACGACTACGCCGCCAGCCGCCGTGAACTGATTGGCGCGCGGGCGCTGGAGCCGCATCCGGGCAAGCCGAAATCCGGCGGCACCGTGTACCTGGCCTGCGCCGACGGCGAGGGCAACATGGTCTCCTTCATCCAGAGCAACTACCACGGCTTCGGCTCCGGCGTGGTGGTACCCGGCACCGGCATTGCCCTGCAGAACCGGGGCGCCGAGTTCAGCCTCGATGCGCAGCACGTCAACGCCCTGCGCCCCGGCAAGAAGACCTTCCACACCATCATTCCCGGCTTCCTCAGCAAGGACGGCGTACCGCTCGGCCCGTTCGGCGTGATGGGCGCCTACATGCAGCCGCAAGGGCACGTGCAGATAGTGATGAACCTGGTGGACTTCGGCCTCAACCCCCAGGCCGCACTCGACGCGCCGCGCTGGCAGTGGCTGGGGGACAAGCGCGTGGGCATCGAATACCACGCGCCGCGCAGCCTGGCGGCGGTGCTGACGCGGCGTGGCCACCATGTGGAAGTGGCCCATGACCTGACCACCTATGGGCGCGGCCAGATCGTCCTGCGCGACCCGGTGAGCGGGGTTCTTTGTGGCGGAACCGAGCCGCGCACCGACGCCCATATCGCCGTCTGGTAACACAACCGCCCGGCAGTCCGGCGCAATCTCCAGGTGTGGCGCGTGTCCGCCTCTGGCATCATTCGCGCCCGAAAAAATGCGTGATGTTTCCCTCGGGGCACTGTGTAGATTTCCTACAGAAGAGTTGTATACACAATTTGAATTGATTCGATTCAACACAAATCTGTCATGTATCCAATTTTCTTCCTGGTGATCGCCAAAGTCTGAACCTGAATGGCGCGAGGCTGCCCTGGAATCCGGCAAAGTTGTCTCGTGGGTCAGGAAATTGCCGACCCAGAGCCGGCTGAGAGTGTCCGCCGTCCCTGTGGGGACCACGCAAAAAGCACGGATCGATCATGGATCCGGCATAAAAACGGAACGCTCGGTCAGGTTTGGCGCCAATCTTGCTTTCCCAGGCCAGACCTGACCGACAGGACAGGTTCCGCTGACAACTAAAAACGTAATTCGACTGCACTGATTTAGGAGCAACGCATGACTCGCACTCTCGCATCCCTGCTGTTTGCCAGCGGGCTGCTGGCGGCCGGCCAAGCCATGGCCGGCGGTGAAGACCTGACTCCGGCTCCGGCCTCCAACGACGGCCCGCTGATCTGGCACAACGAAAGCCTGAGCTACCTGTGGGGCAAGAACTACAAGGTCGATCCGCCGATCCAGCAGACCTTCACCCTCGAGAGTGCGAGCGCCTGGACCTGGGGCGATATCTGGTTCTTCGTCGACCAGATCAACTACAACGGCAAGGAAAGCTCGGTAAACGGCAAGAACAGCTACTACGGCGAGTTCAGCCCGCGCCTGTCGTTCGGCAAGCTCACCGGCACCGACCTGTCCTTCGGCCCGGTCAAGGACGTGCTGCTGGCCAGCACCTACGAGTTCGGTGAAGGCGACGTCGAGTCCTACCTGCTCGGCCCGGGCTTCGACCTGGCCCTGCCCGGCTTCGACTACTTCCAGCTGAACTTCTACTACCGCAAGCCCGACGGCAACCGCGTACCGTCCGGCGCCTGGCAGATCACCCCGGCGTGGGCCATCACCATCCCGGTGGGCAACTCCGACATCCTGTTCGACGGCTTCATGGACTGGGTCGTCAACAACAAGGACGCCAGCTCCAGCGAGCGCGGCCAGAGCGACTACCACGCCAACCTGCACTTCAACCCGCAGATCAAGTACGACCTGGGCAAGGCCATGGGCTACGAGGCCAAGCACCTGTACGTGGGTATCGAGTACGACTACTGGTCCGACAAGTACGGCATCAAGGATTCCCAGTACTTCACCACCGACCAGAACACCATGAGCGCACTGGTCAAGTACCACTTCTGACGGCTCGCCGGGCCCCGCCACGCGGCGGGGTCCGTGGTCCCGCATGGCGCATTGCCACTCATTTTCTCCGGCGAGCGCTTGAATCGCCCGCCCCGCCTGGGTTATCCATGCTGCGCCCCCCGTAGACGTGGATTCGCCCCATGACCCTCCAAGTGCCCGCCCATACCGTGCAGAACGGCGACAAGCCCGCCGGCCGCATTCGCCAGAAGAATGAAGAAGCCATCCTCACGGCTGCCGAGGAGGAGTTCGCCCGTCACGGCTTCAAGGGCACCAGCATGAACACCATCGCCCAGCGCGTCGGCCTGCCCAAGGCCAACCTGCACTACTACTTCAGCAACAAGCTGGGGCTGTACGTGGCGGTGCTGAGCAACATCCTCGATCTGTGGGACAGCACCTTCAACCACCTCACCGTGGACGACGACCCGGCCACCGCGCTGGCTGCCTACATCCGCGCCAAGATGGAGTTCTCCCGCCGCTACCCGCAGGCCTCGCGGGTGTTCGCCATGGAAATCATCAGCGGCGGCGAGTGCCTGACCGAGCATTTCAGCCAGGACTACCGCACCTGGTTCGCCGGCCGCGCCGCTGTGTTCCAGGCCTGGATCGCCGCCGGCAAGATGGACCCGGTCGACCCGGTGAATCTGATCTTCCTGATCTGGAGCAGCACCCAGCACTACGCCGATTTCGCCACCCAGATCGCCTTCGTCACCGGCCGCAAGCGCATGTCCAAGCAGGACTTCGGCGAGGCCAGCGACAACCTCATCCGCATCATCCTCAAGGGCTGCGGCCTGACACCGCCGGCGACGGCATGAGTTTCACCCTCGCCGCGCCCGTCCTCTACCAGGAAGAGATTCGCAAGAGCCGCTTCCACTGCGTTGCCGCGCCGATCGCCAGCGAGGCCGAGGCGCTGGCCTTCCTCGCCGCGCACCGCGACGCCAGCGCCGGGCACAACTGCTGGGCCTGGAAGCTGGGCAACCAGTACCGCTTCAGCGATGACGGCGAACCCGGCGGTACGGCCGGACGCCCGATGCTGGTGGCCATCGAGGGGCAGGACATGGACCGTGTGGTGGTCATGGTCAGCCGCTGGTTCGGCGGCATCAAGCTCGGCACCGGCGGCCTGGCCCGCGCCTACGGCGGCTGCGCGGCGAAATGCCTGCAGGACGCGCCGCGTGTGGAGCTGGTGCCCAGCAGCCGGCTGGCCTTCGAGTGCAGCTTCGCCGAGCACGCGCTGTTCAAGGCGCGGTTGCTGGCCCTGGGCGCCGCCATCGAAGACGAGGCCTTTGGCGCCAATGGCGTACAGCTGACGCTGAACCTGCCCACCGTCCAGGTGGACGCCCTGCAGCGACTGCTCAGCGACCTCAGCCGGGGCCGTATCCAGGCGCAAT of the Pseudomonas sp. PSE14 genome contains:
- a CDS encoding gamma-glutamyltransferase family protein, whose translation is MLSFSAQEYPYPSQRSLVFGRRGMVATSQPLAAQVGLDMLRRGGNAIDAAIATAAALTVVEPTGCGLGGDAFALVWVKDRLYGLDASGHAPQKLSIEAVQAAGHSKMPLYGWTPVTVPGCPAAWAELSRRFGRLPFAELLAPAIELARDGFPVSPVIAGLWQSGLDKFRTARPQHPELQTWFDEFLLDGRAPFAGELFANPAQADTLQALAESQCESFYRGELARSIAAHAERSGGYLRADDLAGYRPQWVEPISLNYRGYDVWEIPPAGQGLVALMALNILKGFDFGDRDSPETWHRQVEAMKLAYADGRAYIGQPDCMRVSVADLLSDDYAASRRELIGARALEPHPGKPKSGGTVYLACADGEGNMVSFIQSNYHGFGSGVVVPGTGIALQNRGAEFSLDAQHVNALRPGKKTFHTIIPGFLSKDGVPLGPFGVMGAYMQPQGHVQIVMNLVDFGLNPQAALDAPRWQWLGDKRVGIEYHAPRSLAAVLTRRGHHVEVAHDLTTYGRGQIVLRDPVSGVLCGGTEPRTDAHIAVW
- a CDS encoding helix-turn-helix transcriptional regulator — protein: MPMKGQAPELQRLIPVLERLPRPVYARAERLRAGSWTSKHHHAWVQLSYAISGVLGVHTAEGSFFAPPQRAIWIPAYLDHEVVTSTQAEMRSLYIRDDACEWAPDRCRVLEVTPLARELIKSFCELPVDYPQGDSPESRLVEVLLDQLRTLPEVAFSLPMPQEARLLQLCQALIDHPTDNQTLGDWAQRIGTSEKTLSRLFQRETGMTFRLWRQRQRLLASLGSLEAGDSVTAAALDCGYDSTSAYIASFKGLFGFTPGDLFRQR
- a CDS encoding TetR/AcrR family transcriptional regulator, which encodes MTLQVPAHTVQNGDKPAGRIRQKNEEAILTAAEEEFARHGFKGTSMNTIAQRVGLPKANLHYYFSNKLGLYVAVLSNILDLWDSTFNHLTVDDDPATALAAYIRAKMEFSRRYPQASRVFAMEIISGGECLTEHFSQDYRTWFAGRAAVFQAWIAAGKMDPVDPVNLIFLIWSSTQHYADFATQIAFVTGRKRMSKQDFGEASDNLIRIILKGCGLTPPATA
- a CDS encoding outer membrane protein OmpK yields the protein MTRTLASLLFASGLLAAGQAMAGGEDLTPAPASNDGPLIWHNESLSYLWGKNYKVDPPIQQTFTLESASAWTWGDIWFFVDQINYNGKESSVNGKNSYYGEFSPRLSFGKLTGTDLSFGPVKDVLLASTYEFGEGDVESYLLGPGFDLALPGFDYFQLNFYYRKPDGNRVPSGAWQITPAWAITIPVGNSDILFDGFMDWVVNNKDASSSERGQSDYHANLHFNPQIKYDLGKAMGYEAKHLYVGIEYDYWSDKYGIKDSQYFTTDQNTMSALVKYHF
- a CDS encoding YigZ family protein; its protein translation is MSFTLAAPVLYQEEIRKSRFHCVAAPIASEAEALAFLAAHRDASAGHNCWAWKLGNQYRFSDDGEPGGTAGRPMLVAIEGQDMDRVVVMVSRWFGGIKLGTGGLARAYGGCAAKCLQDAPRVELVPSSRLAFECSFAEHALFKARLLALGAAIEDEAFGANGVQLTLNLPTVQVDALQRLLSDLSRGRIQAQSLDT
- a CDS encoding MFS transporter, which codes for MDSASAVSASAAPRTTSQRIKSIFSGSVGNLVEWYDWYVYAAFSLYFAKAFFPQGDMTAQLLNTAAIFAVGFLMRPIGGWLMGIYADRKGRKAALLASVLLMCFGSLIIALTPSYETIGVGAPILLVLARLLQGLSVGGEYGTSATYLSEMANKEQRGFFSSFQYVTLISGQLIALAVLIVLQQTLTTEQLESWGWRVPFFIGALCAVVAMFLRRGMEETESFTKKKEEPKESLIRALLRHPKEVLTVVGLTMGGTLAFYTYTTYMQKYLVNTVGMSKTDSTMISAATLFLFMLLQPIVGALSDKIGRRPILIAFGVLGTVFTYPILSTLHTVTTWWGAFFLIMAALVIVSGYTSINAVVKAELFPTEIRALGVGLPYALTVSIFGGTAEYVALWFKSIGMESGFYWYVTACIACSLLVYATMKDTQKHSKITTD